The genomic segment TTATAATTTGGTAATCGTTTTGTGCATTTTTTAAATCTTGCTTCGCTTGATTGTAAGTTAATTCTACGCCTTCGAATTCAGATCTTGCAATTACACCTTTATCGAAAAGGTTTTTGGTTCTTTTATAAGAAATTTGAGCATTATTTAACCTTAATTTCGCATTATCTACTCTACCTCTTGCACTAATTAAAGATTGCTCATTAGGTACAACTCTTACAGTTGCAATTAGATCTCCTTTTTTAACTTTAGAACCTTCTAACAACATAATCTTATCGATAATACCTGTTATTTGTGGTTTAATTTCAATTTCCTCTAAAGGTGTTACTTTTCCAGTAGCTACTGTTTTTTTTACAATTGTAGTTCTAAATGGAGTTTCAGTTTCGTATTCTACAATACTTTTTTGGTTCTTTTTTCCGAACCAAATAAGTGCTGCAATAAACAATATTGCTATAATACCTAAAATAATTTTTGATCTCTTACTCATGATTTGTTGTTAATTGATTTTATTCTTCTCTTAATGCTTCTATTGGTTTTACTACTGTTGCCATGTGTGCAGGTATTAAACCGATTAAAGTTCCTAACACAATTAAAGTGGCAAATGCTATTAAAATAATTGGAATGTTAACTGTTGGGTTTATTAAAGTTGCATCTTCTCCTTGGCCAAGTTTCCAATCTATTAAAAATAATATAAAACTTCCGAAAATAATCCCTAACATTCCTGCAATGGTTGTTAGAAATACAGATTCTAATATAATTTGTTGTCTTATACTTTTGGGGGTTGCTCCTAAGGCTCTTCGAATTCCAATTTCTTTGGTACGTTCTTTTACGGTAATTAAAAGTATATTTCCAATCGCGAAAACTCCAGCAATTAATGTAGCAATTCCTACAAACCATGTTAAAAACTGCATTCCAACTAAAAAGCCAGTTACTTTGCCTATTTCTTTTCCTAAATTTGCGCTGCCAAAAGCTCTTTCGTCATCTGGATGTACTTTATGAAGTCCTTTTAAAGTTAAAAGTACATCTTTTTCCATTTGCTCGATATTGGTGCCTTCATTGGCGGTAATCATCATCCAATCGACTTTATTTGCAGTGTTGTATACTTTTTTAAAAGTCGTAAAAGGTATATAGGCACAGTCTCCATCAAAATCTATGGTATTGGAGGGTTTATAGACTCCAATAACCTGATAACCAATCGCATTAATTTTTATGTATTGCCCAATTGGCATTTCGTCTTTATCGAACAACTGCTTGTACATATCTTCTGATATTACAGCAACTTTTGCCTTATTTAAAATATCATTTCCGTTTATGAAACGACCATATATTAATTGCTTTTTTTGAATTTGGTCTAAAACAGGATAGTCTCCACTTACTTTAAAATCTCCAGACTTAAAATCTTTAATTATTAAATTATTTGTTTGATTTCTTGGTGCTAATAATTTTATTTCAGTTGAATATTCCGATTTTAGAACCTCAATATCATTCATTGTTAAACTAAACCTTCTTCCTTCTTGGAATCCTTTAAAAGGTGTATCTGTAGATTGCGTCCAAACAAAAACACTATTGGTTGCGAAATTTCCAAAGAGTTTATTAAAACTATTTTCTAAACCTCTTGCTGCTCCCAATAAAACCACTAAGAGAAAGATACCCCATAAAACACCAATTATAGTAATTGCTGTTCTTACTTTGTTTTTACGAATGCTTCCGTAAATTTCTTGCCAAGTATCTGAATCGAATAAAAATTTCATATTTAATCTGCTCTTAATGCTTCTATAGGTTTAATATTTGCAGCTCTTTTTGCTGGAAGATAACCAGCTATTAATCCTGATATTATTAAAATAACAGTTGCACCAATTACAGTTCCAGAACCTACACTTGGGTCTTTAATAAAATAATCTTCTTCTAAACTATTGCCTACTAAACTTAATATATAGGTTCCTAAGGTTAGACCTGCATACCCTGCAAGTGTGGTAATTAAAACCGATTCTTGAACAACCATACCAACTATAGAAGCTGGTTTTGCTCCCAGTGCTTTTCTAATTCCAAATTCTTTGGTTCTTTCTTTTATTACAAAAATCATAATATTAGAAATACCAATAATTCCAGCGATTAGGGTTCCTGAACCTATAAAACCAATAATAAAAGTTAAAGCAAGCATTACAGTACTAATAAATTTATTAGCTTCTGCCATATTTCTTACGGATAAAGCACTTTGGTCATCTGGATGAATGTCTAATCTTTTTCGTAAATCTCGCTCCATTTTATTACCGAAAGCAATGGCTGCATCTGTACTTAAATTGGGGTTATATCCTAGGTTTATTTGACTAATGTAATCGTTATTTCCATACATACTTTGTGCTGTAGTTACAGGCATATATGCAATTCTTTCTTCATTATCTCCTCCTTCATCAGAAAAAACACCAATAATTAAAAAAGAACTTCCATTTACATTTACTCTTTTTCCTAAGGCAACTTTTTCTCCAAATAAATCTTTTTTAATCAATCGACCAATTACCAAAACTTTCGATTTCTCTTTTAAATCTCTTTCGTTTAAATAGCGGCCATCGTCTATAATTGTTTTCTCTAAAAATTGATGATCTGGATTTACAGCTCTAACATTATAAGTATTAGCTTCACTTTTATATTTTATACTAAAATTTTTGTAGATTCTTGCAGATTGATATTGTATTTTATCTTCATACTCGTCTGCAACAAAATTATAATCGTCGTTTCTTAGTTGAACTCTTCTACCTGTTTGCAAACCTTTATAGGGTTTCGAAGTTTTCCAAACTCTTACAAACATAGAGTTTTGTGCGTCATCTGCAAAAGCTCCTTTAAAAAAATTACCAAGCCCATTTGCAACTCCAAATAATAGTGTAAAAAGTAAAATTGCAAAAGCAACAGTAAAACCAGACATTACAGAACGTAACCTGTTTTTATTAATACTTTGAAAAATTTCTCTCCAGCGATCTAAATCAAACATATTAAACTGCTTTAGATGCTTTTGTGAATTCGTCGCTAATAATTCTACCATCTTTTAAACGAACAATTCTTTTCGTTTGTTCTGCAACTTCTTCTTCGTGTGTAATTACGAAAACCGTCATTCCTTCGTCGTTAATATCTTTTAACAAATCCATTACAGAGTCTGTTGTGGTAGAATCTAATGCTCCTGTTGGCTCATCTGCCAAAACAACTTTTGGTTTTGTAACCAAAGCTCTTGCAATGGCAACACGTTGTTTTTGACCTCCAGAAAGTTCGTTTGGTAAGTGACCCGCCCAATCTTTTAAACCTACTTTATCTAAATAATCTAAGGCAATTTCTAAACGCTCTTTTCTGCTAATTCCTTTATAATATAAAGGTAAAGCAACATTTTCTACAGCTGTTTTGTAAGAAATAAGGTTGAATGATTGAAAGATAAACCCTAAGAATTTGTTACGCAATTGCGCTGCTTTTTTCTCATTCATATCTTTTATTAGCTGTCCATTTAAGTAGTAATTACCTGCGTCATGAACATCCAATAAACCTACAATATTTAATAGTGTAGATTTTCCTGAACCAGAAGAACCCATAATAGAAACAAATTCGCCTTCTTTTATGTGTAAATCTATTCCTTTTAATACGTGTAGAGAATCTTTTCCAATCGGATAAGACTTGTGCAGTTCTTCAATTTTAATCATCAGTTGGTTATTTTATCACGAATGTACCTAAAGCCATACACAGCAATTACTAATTTTTTGTTAAAAGCTAATATTGCATCAAATACAAACATAAGACGCTTTAAATTAAATATTGTTACAAGAAATAAAGCTTTTTTTATTTTAATATGTCTCTAGAATATAATTTTAACACGTTAGATAACATAAAACTTTATTTAGATTTTCTTGAAAAGAAAATAAAAATTTTATAGGAAATTTAAAAGCGCCTCTTCTAAGAATTCTTTCCCTTTTAAAAAAAGTTGAAGTATCTTTGTAACGAACTTAATTTTGTTTGATTAAATGATTGATATCCCTAAAAATAAGAAAGTAATTTTGTTTGATGGCGTTTGTAATTTGTGTAATAATTCTGTAATAAAAGCGATTAAACACGACAAAAAAGATACTTTTTTATTCGCTTCTTTACAATCGGATTCTGGAAAAAAAATTACCAATTACTTAGGAATTGATACTACAAAAATTGATTCTATTATTTTATACGAACCTAATGTTTCTTACGATGTAAAATCGACTGCCGCTTTAAAAGTGATAAATGATTTTGGTGGCATTTGGAACCTAACAAAACTCTTATGGATTTTTCCTGAGGGTTTTAGAAATTTTGTTTACGATTATATTGCCAAAAACCGTTACAAATGGTTTGGCAAGAAAGAAAGTTGCATGATGCCTACTCCAGAATTAAAAGCGAAATTTTTAGCATAGAATTAAGTATTGGGTACAAAGTATTAAGCAATTATAATTTTTAGGTATGAAAATATTTGAGTTTTTAGTGCAAGCAAAATGATAGAAATAACGTAAGACGTAAGACGTAAGACAAAAAAAACACAAGACTTTAGATTACAAAACCAAAAACTATGTTTTCTATTTTCTATGTGATAAAATAGCAAGAAAGTAAAAAATGAAGAGAAAACTACCAAAAGAAATAAAGTGTGTTATTTTTGATATGGATGGCGTAATTATAGATTCCGAAGAAATTCACAAAAAAGCGTATTACGAAACCTTTGTTTCTTTAAGTTTAGAGGTTTCTGATGCATTGTACAAATCTTTTACAGGTTCTTCTACCATTAATGCTTTTCAAAGATTGGTGGCTCATTTTAATTTAGATGAAAATCCTGAAGAACTCGTTTTAGACAAAAGAAAACGCTATATAAATTTCTTTGAAAACGATCCGAATTTGCATTTGGTAAGAAATGTGGAAGAAATTATAAAATATTTCTACGAAAAAGGAATCATTTTAATATTGGCCTCTTCTTCTGCAATGGTTAATATAAATCGTGTTTTTAATCGTTTTGATTTGAATCAATATTTTTCTGCGAAAATATCGGGTGCAGATTTAAAAGAGTCGAAACCACATCCAGAAATTTTTAACAAAGCAGCTATTTTAGCCAACATACCAAAAGAAAATTGTATTGTTATCGAAGATTCCGACAATGGAATAAAAGCAGCAAACGATGCTAATATTTTTGTTTTTGGCTATGCAAATAAACTTTCAGAAAAACAAACTTTAGAAAATGCAGATGCTGTGATTGCTGATTTTTTGGAGTTAAAAAAGTTTGTTTAGAAAAAAAAACAGGTGTTTTAATTGTTGATTTTCTACTTTAAAAAATATAACTTCGCTAACTCAACATAAAGTTAATTAAAACTTACCTTATCTTTAGAGCACTAGCCAATTTAAGAATGAGCCTAAATCAAACAATAATTTCAAATTTAGAAAGTCTGTTTCTAAATAATTATAGAGAAATTGAACACGCTTCACTTTCTCAATGGATAGACTTATTAAAAACAGAAAATCCAGATACTTTTAGCATTAACGAACAAAAGACAGTTAAACTTTACGACAAATTTATAATTGCAAATTTTGAAAGAGCTAAAAAAAACACAAAACTTCTTGAATGTTATGAAAAAACAATTGAATTAAATATTAATGAAAATGAAATTATTAATAGTTTTTCGAAAGACCTAATAGTATCATTTGAAAAAATCAAAAAAGGAATTAGAAAAATTGAAGGCTCAAAGATTCAAATAATCATTCTTACTTATAATTTTGAGCCTTATGCTTGGATAAGTGGATTTGGAGAAGGTAAATATCCAATTTTAAAAAAACCTGAATACTTTGATTTCAATTATAAAAAGGACTTTTTTGAGATTTTAGGGCGTGTTGATTATTCTAAAGTCTGGAGTAACTTAATAAAATTAGAAAAATATTTGGAAGAAGCTGAAATATTTGATGACATTTTTGAAACAGATTTTTATCAAAATTTGAGAAATTCATACATCTATAAAACCTATTTATTGCTGAATAAAGCTTTTGAACAAAATCAAGTGGAATTATTCAGCGACT from the Polaribacter cellanae genome contains:
- a CDS encoding ABC transporter permease, producing the protein MKFLFDSDTWQEIYGSIRKNKVRTAITIIGVLWGIFLLVVLLGAARGLENSFNKLFGNFATNSVFVWTQSTDTPFKGFQEGRRFSLTMNDIEVLKSEYSTEIKLLAPRNQTNNLIIKDFKSGDFKVSGDYPVLDQIQKKQLIYGRFINGNDILNKAKVAVISEDMYKQLFDKDEMPIGQYIKINAIGYQVIGVYKPSNTIDFDGDCAYIPFTTFKKVYNTANKVDWMMITANEGTNIEQMEKDVLLTLKGLHKVHPDDERAFGSANLGKEIGKVTGFLVGMQFLTWFVGIATLIAGVFAIGNILLITVKERTKEIGIRRALGATPKSIRQQIILESVFLTTIAGMLGIIFGSFILFLIDWKLGQGEDATLINPTVNIPIILIAFATLIVLGTLIGLIPAHMATVVKPIEALREE
- a CDS encoding ABC transporter permease; its protein translation is MFDLDRWREIFQSINKNRLRSVMSGFTVAFAILLFTLLFGVANGLGNFFKGAFADDAQNSMFVRVWKTSKPYKGLQTGRRVQLRNDDYNFVADEYEDKIQYQSARIYKNFSIKYKSEANTYNVRAVNPDHQFLEKTIIDDGRYLNERDLKEKSKVLVIGRLIKKDLFGEKVALGKRVNVNGSSFLIIGVFSDEGGDNEERIAYMPVTTAQSMYGNNDYISQINLGYNPNLSTDAAIAFGNKMERDLRKRLDIHPDDQSALSVRNMAEANKFISTVMLALTFIIGFIGSGTLIAGIIGISNIMIFVIKERTKEFGIRKALGAKPASIVGMVVQESVLITTLAGYAGLTLGTYILSLVGNSLEEDYFIKDPSVGSGTVIGATVILIISGLIAGYLPAKRAANIKPIEALRAD
- a CDS encoding ABC transporter ATP-binding protein translates to MIKIEELHKSYPIGKDSLHVLKGIDLHIKEGEFVSIMGSSGSGKSTLLNIVGLLDVHDAGNYYLNGQLIKDMNEKKAAQLRNKFLGFIFQSFNLISYKTAVENVALPLYYKGISRKERLEIALDYLDKVGLKDWAGHLPNELSGGQKQRVAIARALVTKPKVVLADEPTGALDSTTTDSVMDLLKDINDEGMTVFVITHEEEVAEQTKRIVRLKDGRIISDEFTKASKAV
- a CDS encoding thiol-disulfide oxidoreductase DCC family protein; amino-acid sequence: MIDIPKNKKVILFDGVCNLCNNSVIKAIKHDKKDTFLFASLQSDSGKKITNYLGIDTTKIDSIILYEPNVSYDVKSTAALKVINDFGGIWNLTKLLWIFPEGFRNFVYDYIAKNRYKWFGKKESCMMPTPELKAKFLA
- a CDS encoding HAD family hydrolase → MKRKLPKEIKCVIFDMDGVIIDSEEIHKKAYYETFVSLSLEVSDALYKSFTGSSTINAFQRLVAHFNLDENPEELVLDKRKRYINFFENDPNLHLVRNVEEIIKYFYEKGIILILASSSAMVNINRVFNRFDLNQYFSAKISGADLKESKPHPEIFNKAAILANIPKENCIVIEDSDNGIKAANDANIFVFGYANKLSEKQTLENADAVIADFLELKKFV